The Clarias gariepinus isolate MV-2021 ecotype Netherlands chromosome 12, CGAR_prim_01v2, whole genome shotgun sequence region GGTTACCGGTCAGACTTGTTTTAACATCTCTAAAGGTGTGGCCATTGATGTCATTGTGTAAAATTCAAACTAGAATTTGTGTTTAGTAAACAATATTCATGAATACTAACAGTCAAGGACAGTTGACTGAGGTTAAAAGATCCCGAAAATATACACAGATTAGCCACAGCTCTAAAATCACATGCATAAACTTGTGTAGGTCCACATTAGGGAGACATAACTACTCTGAAGCATCACGGACTAGAATCCCATGGATTCCTGACTGGATTAGGATTTAGGGGATTTGGAGGCAAAATCAATATCTTGAAATCTGttatgttcctcaaaccatcactgaacaatattttcagtgtgtcaaagcacattatcctgctgaaaagTCTGGCCAGAGCATTGCACTGCCTCTGCCGGCTTGTCTTCTGTTCATTGAGCAGCAGGTAAGTGACACAGTgttgcccatgaccctgttccTGGTTCACTAGTTGTCCTTTCTTGGATAACCTTAGGTCAGTACTAATATGAATACATACTGGGAACACCCCATGAGGCCTGGCATTTAGGAGATGCTCTGACCTAGTCATCTAGCCATTAAAATCAATCGCCATTAAGTGATAGTTTGCTTTCTGCCTGATATATCCCATCCCTTGACAGGTGAAATTCACTTCATTGAACATAGCTGTGTCACGACAATGAAATTATGCAGCtagaaataatattaaaaaaatatatatatatacacatacaaacactttttaatacTATTTTTAGAGAGAAAGTGAAATAATTCCCAAATGCGCAGAACAGTTTAAAGAAGAGGGtttatttaatactaaattaACAATAACAAGAGTATCAGactttttaggccgataaatttATCATGATGGACAAAGAATCCCAGATAAAGGTTTTAAGTTTAAGTTCAAGTTTCAACCAGTAATGTGTTTAGAATGTAAAACTGAGTTCAGCAAATCCCTGAACTTGCTTTAATCCTATCCTAGTTGCTGCAACTTGCCATATATCCAAGCACTCTTATTTTTCTAATACAGGCATCACATTTTATCTATACAAACAGAACAAGGCCTATGTTGTCCATGTGAAGTAAAAGTTCTCCACACTTTAACCCCATCGAACATATCCCTTTCTCCACGTATAAACCGAGAATTATGCACTTGAATTTTCAGCTCTGTATTTACAGGAGGTCCAGAGTACTCTGCTTAGCAGAGGGATAATTTCCAGactttgtgtactgtatgtgtgaaggGTAAAGTGAAGTGATGTTTGCCAGCTGGAGACGTGTCTTTTCATTCTCCTTCTTTTTCTAGCACTTCAATGTTGGCTTTACTTTTGCGGTTGCCAGGTAGTTTAAGCGTTTCTGCACTGTCAGTCTCTTCATCTGAGCTTTCCTCTTCAGACGACTCCTCTTCCTCACTGCTATCTGAGCCTTCCAGCTCCACCAGTGCGACGTCCTATTTcagacacacgtacacacacacacacacacacacacacaattatcaTGGACACCTCCTTTCAAGCAGCAGGTGCTCAGAAGTGGTTTTGGGGGAAATTTTCAGAAAACATGCATGATCCATTAGCACAGACCTTTAACTTTCAAATCACCACAGGCATCATGACATTTTTGATGGCAATGTTAGTCACTGTAAATTTACATTTGGAAataataaagtactctatctATTAACAAACCAAGCCAGGAGTAAGGTTTCACTCCAGAAAGCATGTCAGTGAACAAATCTTACCATTTCAATTACTTTCTCTGCTTCCTCAACACTCTCGATGTCGAAGTGACCTGCAGGAAGGTTCTCCATCTGCTGCCTTAATGCCTCGTTAGCCAGGGCCATCTGAGGTAGAAAACACTGCAGCCTATCtaaaactaaaacacacacacacaatacagattttaaaaaatcaacttCTGGGTGAGGACAGTAACACACCACTAGGCTATGACAAAGGGATTATTGACTAATTTAGTCAAAGCCTGCGGAAAGCGCAAACGTCCTCACCACTGCTTCTTTGGACCTTTTCTGTCtgcaatgatgatgatgatgaagatgcgCCCTTGGATTTCAGAAACAGCTTATCGCGAATACCTGCAGGTAAATAAAACATTGAGGATATTATTACTAcaactgctactactactactactaataataataataatgattttagtTTCATAAAGTCAACCTTATGGTAAACTAGAACTAGTCAAAGTATTGATGATAAAAGGGTGAATCTAAAATGATCCGGACttcagttatattaaaactctGTTGGCCACAttgtcttatcagcgctttccgttcaaggctactgtctccccagtcactgctgtacAGGTGTTACAGCAGTTCATGTGTACTCAAAAACtgatgccccacttgtgatttgcatgaagAAGAAGAGCAGCGTACAGTGATTAATTGTTTGTGGTCTGAACGTGTACCTGGTGCTGAAACAACTCAGAGAagtgcaaaaacaaaagcatttggatatctgcaaacttGTACAAATTTGTACCGATACTCTAATGAAGGTGAAAGTGTCTTAAAGAGAATCTTttctggtgacgagacacggattcttcactacgagcctgagagtaaacggcagagtatggaaaggaaacatcctcaaacaccgaccaagaaaaagtttaaaagtcaaaCATCAGCTAGAAAATTGATGCTCActgttttctgggattctcaagggtcagaattggaacattatcgggaaaaaggttcaacaatgctcattacagtgagacgcttattgaagagctgaccCCTAAACTTTAGATTAAACAGAGATGATGCATGACGATGATtgtctgcacacttctgcccacactgtcgaggCTCTGCAAAAAACTTCAATTTGAggtgttaaataaaattaattaaaataaaatttacagccagagtgcagataaCTTTTGACTTAACCTCATCATTCCATACTTTTTCCTAATACTTTTAGCTTGAATTTTACCTGACTGCATATTAAACAATCAGGAAAGCATCTGAGAACACAACATACAAAGCCGTAAGATGAACCTTGAGTGGAAGATCACATCTGGTTCCTCTCCGGGCAAAAACAGAAACGTAAGGCTACAGCCAGcacacaatcttttttttaaagctttctgTGACCTGAGCTTCGGcaaaggcatttcagtgtaagaTGTCAACATTTTGATATACTGCACACATAATGATTAGCAACTTGACAAAAAAGAGGTTTATAATTACTGACTACAGCTTTGTTTTTATCATTCTTCCTATCCTAcaaagtgattgtttttttttttttcttattttgtctcctatagttgaggtataactctgatgaaaattacaagcttctgtcatctttttaagtgggagaacttgcacaattggtggctgactaaatacttttttgccccactgtatgagGTCAGGACAAGATGGCCTGGTTCacaatctccattccagttcatcctaaATGTGCttaatggggttgaggtcagggctctgtgcatgGTCTGTCAAAACCATGGTCTTACCTTGTGCACTGGGGCATTTCTAGGAATAGAAAAAGGCCTTCCCCATACTGTTCCCCCAAACTGTCctgatgtcttggtatgctgaagcattaggattgcccttcactggggataaggagcctgactgaaacacctgaattcaaatCATTAACAGGATTGGCCAAATACCTTTGCCCATATAGTGTATACAGAAGCTGTGGTTTATAAAGTGTCCAGTAAGTGCTATCAGGTGTAATTaacttataatacatttaaacctacTCACTTATTTCCTGTCTCTCACTTTTACAAACATAATCTCTCAGTTCTATTAAATATCTAGGATTCTGCCTGAgtgataaatattattattagtagtagtagaagtattttatttattatgagttCCTATTTTAGACTAATTATTTCTCTTGTAAATACTTTCTGCTTTGGTCTGCACCAGCAGGTAACACTACTGTAGACGCTCAAAAACGTGCACCGTTAAACCAGAAGTGTCACACTTctctttttctgtgttttatgaTTAAATCACTCTACCTTGTCCGTTCCCGCAGACCAGCAAATCCCGAGATGTTTTTTGAGGAGTGTTACTTTCCTTTTGCTCCATCTTTTCCACTTACTATCCTTGTTTGCAACATGTGCGATGTGTTTATTCTAACAACTTCCGGGTgaaatgtgtgcgtgtgcgcgcgcgcgatTGAATGTTTGAATAACACGTGCTCCCTCTAGCGGCGAGATGTATAAATAACACAATGTGCTGTCTAGCATAGAGCCGTcgaaaatatcaaaatataaggaacatataatatgtttattattcctAATCTAATTCATGTTTTATAATTGCTCTGTATGTATAACATTCTACGAGTCCTCTAGCGGTGAGCCACATGAACAACACTTTCTGTAGCAGTGAgctctactgtatgtataacatCCAATGCGTCCTCTAGCGGTAAgctgtatatataaacactctATGCGCCCTCTTGCGGTGCGCTACATGAACAACGCCATACTCCCTCTAGTGGTGAGCTGTATGTAGAGCACCCTATGCGTCCTCTCGAAGTATAGATATGAGAGTACTTTCTCAAGCGGTATGCTGTATGAAGAACACGGTGCGACCTCTAGCGGTGAGATGTATAAATAACATTGTGCGCCTTTTGCGGTTAGATATTTGAATAACACGTGCTCCCTCTGGAGGCGAGATGtcgaaaaatataaaaaaaatataagaaacatcTTCATCGAAAACATCACGCACAAAATCCCGATTTCAACCAAATTAACagatagtaaaaaaaacaaataaacaaacagtaatTTTAGGAGAAGGTCCTATTGCTGCCCTCGCTTACAAATATGTGTCAGAGTTTGAGAGcctgagagagagtgagatgcAACGTCTCATCCCTGAATATCTctaattaattacaatttaatatCACCAGTGCTCAGATAGTTATTGAATAGTTGTTGTTAACAGGAACACTGCTGTTAATATTACTGGatgtttatgttgttgttttgcccaccattttacatttaatatttttataatatgtttataaactcAGACTAATGTTattcataatttaattaatgttttataattgctTTTCATAACCACTATGCGTCCTCTTGCGGTGAACACCATACTCCCTGTAAGCTGTATAACACGCTATGCGTCCCCTAGCGGTGAGCTGTATGTATAACACTCTATGCGTCATCTTGCGGTGAGCTACATGAACACCATTCTCCCTCTAGCGGTGAGCTCTATGTATAACATTGTGCGCCTTTTGCAGTTAGATGTGTGAATAACACGTGCTCCCTCTAGCGGTGAGCTGTATGTAGAGCACCCTAAGCGTCCACTAGCGGTGAGATCTATGTATAACACTATATGCGTCTTCCTGCTGTGAGTTACATAAACAACACCATACTCCATCTAGCGGTGAGCCGTATGTAGAGCACCCTATGCTTCTCCCCTGCGTCAGCTAAGAGAGATACCCTCTAGCGGTAAACTGTATGAATAACACGATGCTGCAGGAGCAACACCATGCGCTCTCTAGCGgtaaactgtatatataacaCAGTGGTTCCTCGAGTTATATCTGTATAAATGATTCACATTCTGTCCTCTAGTGGTAACTATTTAAATAACACGGCGCCCTTTAGCgggtaaatgtataaattatgtaaaaaaaaaaacatacggtTTATCATATAATAGTtcataaataaatcactaattgtatataaatcattaaataaactatcatcaaaaataaaaaaaatagagggACTCCAAGGTCCCTATGTTTATTTATCAGCTTTTATTACTGTTTGTGCAGGTTGTGGGATTTAAAATTCTTGGCACCCATGTATGCAGTGCCCTTTTTCTACTCATGTAATAGCACCAGGTGCAGGTGACCGGTCATATAAACCCTGACTTATTGCCATGCTATTGATTTGAGGCCAGGGCTTTGGGTACATGTACATCAGTACTTTGAAATTTCCAGAAATGTGGCGTGTCCTAAAATACCAGTAAATCTGGTGACAATCTAGGTGAaccttttactttattttaaccCTCTATGTTAAGATCCTTTTTATATGCTGTCATGGTCAAAGGTTTTTGGTGTATGCGTCCTTAACATAGAAGCACTTATAATATTATGTAacatattagattttttaaaattgtatttgaaTTTGTACACAAAAAGGTggttaaaagaatttaaaaagtctttaaagGAACTATAGCACATTCCTGTTAAATTCTCAACTCTGATTTCTGTTCTGAATGTAttgattcataaaaaaaaaatctttaacagCATGACTGACAGTAGTGTTTGCTTTTATCCAAATCACTGGTTAACTTGAATGCACAAGGTTTTTCACCTTAGGAGAGTCTTTACAACAGAGGTCTTTATTCTTTCTGAGTTCTCTGCAACATGACAcattaaattaagttaaatttagTTTGTCTATTTccagagagaaaaaacaagagGTGGGGAGATAACTGCTGCAATAATGTTAGCAAGGACTAGatcaaaattattttacagatgtttcacaacattaaagaggaataaaacatttttcacatatatttagcatattatttattgattaaagaGTCAGCTTTGGGGtagttaaaataatttgtgcAAGACTACATTACACCAACCTGATTTTGATCTGCTAAAGATTGTATTCCttacacaaatatttttaaaaatgaaatactcATGGTATAATGAATGCTGAATGTTGTGCTTTGTGAGAGGAGATACACCTACATACACAAATATGTGTCATAATATGGATCTCGCTATTGGTGAGCTGTGTTGACATAGTCACATTCATGTGAGGTATTACACCACCTTGTCCACGCTAATATTGGAGGGTAATtgtttgtgtgattttgtgTATATGGACGTTTTGACTCAGAATGGTGCAGTTTGGGTAATTAGGGATGAAGTGGAAGAAGGAAATAGAACAGACACGAGAACATGATGGAATAGAGGAAGAGAAGCCTGCActttattgattaaaaaaatagcatagTCTAATACATTCCAGAGTTATGAGAAACTCAAGTCTTTGCTACAGACAAAACACGTGTACATGCTTCAATTCATGTCGAACAACCAAACAGCTCCACTATGATCTCATTTGTCCTTAGGATATTGTTCCATAAACCTTTTGGTTaattcagatgcagttttgcaaacctAGTTGTGCTACCACAGAAAATACTTTCTCTAGAAtatttgttcagtcttcttctaattgtgctctCATGGACTTGTCATGGACTTATACATTAGGGTCTGATGTGtagcactttgtttttttttgtatttctccaAACATTGATTGGGCTAATCTTGAGGTGAATGTTCTGGGACGTCTACTCTTGGGGAAATTGACAATTCTCTTAAATACTTTCCTTTTATAAAtgatctttctcactgtagaacgTTGAACTCCtctgtgtttaaaaatagttttataaccctttccagattgacgtgcagcaacaattgcttctctaagacacattctaaatgtattttatataatatataatttccatgaaaaacaaacttaaacctTTTGAAAAGCCTTTCAAAAGAGTTGaagctgcatgtttttggactgtgggagaaaactggagtaccagaggaaacgcaccaagcacagagagaacatgcaaactccatgcacacagacttcaGACGGGAATTAAACCACGGTGCTTCCCCATtccccatgcacacacatacacacactcacacacattcacacactacgagaaatttgggaatgccaattagcttaatctgcatgtctttggactgtaaagggaaaccagagtacccagaggaaaaacccaccaagcatggagagaacatgcaaacaccatgcacacagacccccaagtgggaatcgaacctggaccctggaggtgcaaccactaagccaccttgctgccctgctttaaaaaacaaataaataaataaataaaaatgatgaaaaaaagtatgattgagtaataatagtaataactaaatgtattattcaattttttaaaaaccattttaaactctgataataatgagatatagtgtattaaaataaaacctggAGTGACTTTTATTTTGCCCTGTGAGAGTATGGCAGTGTTCTCCACCCGCCGCGGTGACGCCACATCACTACAGACCAGTGGGAAGTCCAACATCTGAAAAGCTTCATCTTCCCGGATCAGAAATATTCACTATATACAGGTTAGTAATCACGACGAGCGAATGAcgattatatatttgtataaatcatATCGGCTGCGCAGGGTGAATAAAAGCCATCTGATGTGtttattaactgtttttttgttgttgttgcctaGCCTATGCGCTAGCTTTACTGACTTACAGTGTTTACTCAACAGTTTAGTCTCACGTATGGATTTGACGTTTTATGATAATGCTAACAATAACTTGTCGGTTTACAGCTCACACTTCCGGTTCGCTGTACGTGTAGTTGTCTTGAATACGTTTACGCCGTATTCTCGTCTTCACTTGGCATCTCCATCATCTGACAAATGCAGTTCAGCAGGTTAGACGTCTCAATCCGCGCACTAGGGCACTTAATAGTGTAGAATATCACAGTAGTGATGTATTCAGGTGTCGTACTGTATGGAGACGTAGTATGTGGTTTAGGACGTAACTGCTCGTGCCAAAAACAATCTCTAAGATTGAATTCAGTCATCTTTAACCTTGATCACAATGATCCTAATGCTCACAGACACACTCTGTCCTGCTCCATCAGAGAAGATAAACTCCATATATGTGACCAtcaggtcattcagtacattcaggtcgtcagctgacttcattttgttgCTGAAGCAATCcgagatcataacactgcctccagagacttgtacagcagggaaaaaagttttgagaatgagacaaatattaattttcacaaagtctgctgcttcagtgtttttagatctttttttcagatgttactatggtgtACAAGTAAAAGCATTTATAAGTGTCATTGTAATTATTAATAGGAGCCGTTAAGTTAATGCGAATATTTGAAGTGTTGACTCTTCTTTTTGAAGACCTACAATTCACCCTGGCCTGCTGTCAATGAACtcctgggccacatcctgactgatagcagcCTATTCTTGTATAATCAGTGCTTGGACATGGTCAGAATTTGGGGGTTTTGTTTCTCCACCTGCCTCTTGAGGATCAAGTTCTCAATAGGATTGAGGTCTGGGGTGTTTCCTGGCCATGAACCCAAAATTTGTAACTTTTTGatccacttagttatcacttttaccttatggcaaggtgctccatcatgctggaaaagttATTGTTCTTGGagggttgggagaagttgctctcgTAGGATGTTGTTGTActattctttatttatggctgtgtttttAGTCAAAATTATGAGTGAGTCCactcccttggctgagaagcaacccGACGCACGAATTGGTTTCAGGAAGCTTTAATTTGTTGTATCAGTATCAGGGGGACCAAACGTCTTCCTTGCGTACTTGGTTTATCTTTTTTAACAACTGGTTGCCCCAAGTCACCAGGTTTtgtgtatatacacattttcattttaatttcagcATTTGCTCAAAGACACAACAGGGGCAACTtagtggtggtggggtttgaacctggaaccttcaaGACCATAGTTCAATGCTTTATTCATTGTATATCAGTGTGTTTTAGGTTTTTGGTTATCCCTGGCTCATATTACTGTTTGTTCGCAAACAATCCGCTGGGAGCTCTGATTTCCGTAACCTGCTAACAAACCCGTAAATGTATTAGTGATTCTAAACCTGAAATTGAGAATGTctaaaagtatgtggacacctgatcatCACACCCATACATACCGAGTGTGCATAGCTTTATTGAATCCTTTTGTGTGCTGTAACATAATTGACTATGTCAAAGACTAGCTCAAACCTGTGTGATTGTAAAACCTCCATAATCCTTTTGCCCTGTATGGTAATCACTGAATTCACCACAGACCTGATAAGAATAAGGCGCTCAGAACAACTGTTTACTTCATACACCAGTAGTGGTAACAATTCCTACATGAAAATCAATCTACAAAAATGTAAAGGGCACTGTAAGACTGAACACTTTTATTGAGCTTGTTGTAAGCTGATAATTAGTACACTGCATGATCATGGCCCCTTTTTTCAGGCTAAACCTATGTTATGAATAGCTAACCTAAATCCACCATCCTTTTACAGCCTCCCTTAAACATCCCTTGTATCATTATTGGTTGGTTTTTTGAACTCCAGTTCTTTGCTTCAGCTTGGGATTGGTCAAGAGGTGTTACAAAAGAGTGTGCACTCTTCTTGGAGTCTTTTCATtacttactaaaaaaaaaaagcataaaactgTTTTTCCTGAACAGAATTTGATATAAAGTTTGCTAACATTTAATGTATAGAGGCAAATATTTTTAGTAACCCTTTTTAGACAATCTTGAGTCTACTGAATGAATGTCAGACTAAGTGGCAGGTACTGTGATTAATGTTTATTTGTACTACTGCAGTAATTCTTCTTCTAGATGATAACAGGGTTTCTGTCCTTCTATGGTGTCATTAGAcactgtgtatatgttttttttttaaagatttctatGCGTATGCTATAAGGTCTTCTTTCTCTTGTTTCAGATTCATTGTTCTTTTGATGACTATGGGTTCCTGATCCCACAGTTTATTTTCATTCCAATCCAAAAGGCCATGAGCCAACCCAGTCCTTGGCTGCAGTATGAGCCTCCGCACCACAGGGGGTGCTCTGTTCACCTCCCTGCGCCCTAACCTGTTTGTGAGCAACAGTGGGGGGAGTGTCGGCTGTGGTGGTCGTGGAGGAAGCAGGtggggctctctctctctgaaatcCATGTCTTCCCTGCTGCACACCATGGTTCCTCCAGGCTACACTGCACTGCGAGAAGAACGACTGGCcatggtggaattaaactctcCCAAGCCGGAGACGCACCAGAACGGATTTCACCGTGAAGGTCGTCGCCTTTCTGAGCGTTCTGGGGATGGCCGATACAGCGAGACAGAGCCGATGCTACCTGAGAGCCGGCTCTCAGGAGAAGAGGGAGACGGGGAAGAGGAGAGTGAAGAAGCAGGCCAGAACCCGGTCACGCAAAACATGCCCAAGGAGTCACCATTAGCCATGGCTCTGCAGATTCTGGTGCCATTCCTGCTGGCCGGCTTTGGCACAGTGTCAGCTGGCATGGTGTTAGATATAGTACAGGTGAATCTCATGCTTCATCATCACACCAGTCTGGGAAAAGCACATTTAGTGAAataacatacattttaaaatggaaTTAAGAAAAGAAATACTTCAGCAGAGCTTATTCGTTTTAGCTTTTTGTCATCGAAGCTAGTTTTGCATTCCTTGATGCAAATCCACAGTGCTGGCACAGACCTGAGAGCAAGagaagggagagaaagaggagacgctaggaaaaaaaagagaggtgtGGAGCAATATAAATAAGCAGAAGGTCAAAGAAAGGGAATGAGAACGCATGAATAAGCATAAGAGAAGAGATAGAAGAGAGAATGTCGAGAAAAATGTTGGgtaaaaaaataagtgaaataagACAAGGAAACAGAGAATGAAAGACTTTATTGTGCTTGTatagtgcattagtgtactgTGCTGGAATTTAAAGTAATAATGCTGATTAGTCAGCTTGAAAAATGATAATAACATCACTGCTGGCAGTAATGCAGACAATCCgatattctgttttttattattttttattttatgtatataaaagaatgtttttgttattgttgaatACGAAAGTTTGCATAACTTtaaggaaaaacagaaaaaagaaatgtatttcaTACCACATGTATTTTCAGTTTCACAAATGTTCTTTCACAacttaaaactgaaaagaagTTATTATGCATTAATATGCAACCAAACCAGCACTGTGTTATTCtagagcaaaataaaattatccaAAATGTCATGGGAGAAAGATATAACCGTACGGGTCTCAACCCATTGCAAGTACTCACTCACCTGTCTGCTGGGTGCAAACTGAACTCATGTTTCATATTATCAATCTGAACAAACTATAACAAGCTTGCTTACAAAAAGTGGTGCCTGAAGTCTGAAGCCAGAAAAACAACAGCTTTTTAAACACAGTCAAAACAAGATAAGAATATGATCATAAATAGAAGAACATCTCTTTATTACAGCTGTTGTGGTGCCTTATATGTGCAATTTTATAACATATGCGCTGGGATGTAAAGCTgaattttgtttaatgttataTTGGGGATGTTTATATTTACCACAAAGGGAAGTGCTTTTACAGGAACTTAATCAATGACTGGGTGGTGTCATGTGGGCCAGCTGCAAGGTTGAGTAACTCTAACTTCCCAGCGGTTGATTATTCTCCAGTAACAACATGTCTTAAAATTGCTTTTAAATTATGACTATGGCTTATAataattcttt contains the following coding sequences:
- the nopchap1 gene encoding uncharacterized protein C12orf45 homolog yields the protein MEQKESNTPQKTSRDLLVCGNGQGIRDKLFLKSKGASSSSSSLQTEKVQRSSVLDRLQCFLPQMALANEALRQQMENLPAGHFDIESVEEAEKVIEMDVALVELEGSDSSEEEESSEEESSDEETDSAETLKLPGNRKSKANIEVLEKEGE